From the Lathyrus oleraceus cultivar Zhongwan6 chromosome 4, CAAS_Psat_ZW6_1.0, whole genome shotgun sequence genome, one window contains:
- the LOC127073980 gene encoding protein DEHYDRATION-INDUCED 19 — translation MDLDIMASIHSVNHFSTLQYSPPLHSDEYPVIHYTDVYDDDYQSLLRCPFCDFQIQLPGPSQEDYCSALKYLVCPVCEQDLGNDAIAQFTHSTSPKWGWKSEKSSTWSGNSAMFGKKPAGRGNKQESVADPLLSPFICNVPVPNSVPNSNSSHQGEKSSLGNKDINIHRPKRCWTADAEQDQQEQGLKAAFVQNLILSTIFEET, via the exons ATGGATTTGGATATCATGGCCAGTATTCACTCTGTCAACCACTTCTCTACTCTTCAATATTCTCCTCCACTTCACTCTG ATGAATATCCAGTAATCCATTACACAGATGTGTATGATGATGATTACCAATCTCTTCTCAGATGTCCTTTTTGTGATTTTCAAATTCAACTTCCTGGACCCTCCCAAGAGGACTATTGCTCTGCCCTTAAATATCTG GTTTGTCCTGTGTGTGAACAAGATTTAGGAAATGATGCAATCGCACAATTTACACATTCAACCTCGCCAAAG TGGGGATGGAAGTCTGAGAAATCTAGCACCTGGTCCGGTAATTCAGCAATGTTTGGCAAGAAACCAGCTGGCAGGGGAAACAAACAAGAATCGGTAGCCGATCCGCTTTTGTCACCGTTCATCTGCAACGTGCCCGTTCCTAACTCTGTTCCTAACTCTAACAGTAGCCATCAAGGTGAAAAGTCCAGCCTCGGAAACAAGGATATAAACATTCATAGACCAAAAAG GTGCTGGACTGCTGATGCTGAGCAGGATCAACAAGAACAAGGGTTGAAGGCAGCTTTTGTTCAAAACTTGATATTATCAACCATATTCGAAGAAACATGA